A region from the Candidatus Magasanikbacteria bacterium genome encodes:
- a CDS encoding YvcK family protein: MISNAKKEIVVIGGGTGTFTVLSGLRNYNVNLTAIVSMADDGGSTGTLRSELGVLPPGDVRQCLVALSTSDAFINKLVNHRFTNGSLKGHNFGNILISALEQVTGSFDKAIEKAGEILNIKGRVIPVTLEDITLMAKLENGMVLEGEHTIDTGNLTGLEKIYLKNSANANSKAIKAIENADLIIIGPGDVYTSLLPNLLIQGISKVIQKNKNPKMFICNLMNKPGHTNNFSIVNLTEEIEKYLKDTFDFVLFNTAKPLENLTKIYKEDGQETVSINLERLKKRKLRSKTKFFGTDLLSPISINLQEGDNLKRSLVRHSPEKLAKLIFSVL; this comes from the coding sequence ATGATAAGTAATGCAAAAAAAGAAATTGTAGTAATAGGAGGTGGAACCGGAACTTTTACTGTTTTGAGTGGTCTTCGCAATTATAATGTAAATTTAACCGCCATAGTGTCGATGGCAGACGACGGCGGGTCTACGGGGACTTTGAGAAGTGAGTTGGGAGTTTTACCTCCCGGAGATGTTCGTCAATGTCTAGTTGCCCTATCTACTTCAGATGCTTTTATAAACAAGTTAGTGAACCATCGCTTTACAAACGGCTCTTTAAAGGGTCATAATTTTGGAAATATATTAATTTCTGCATTGGAGCAAGTGACAGGGAGTTTTGACAAAGCCATAGAAAAAGCAGGTGAAATTTTGAATATAAAAGGAAGGGTAATTCCAGTCACTTTAGAAGACATAACTCTTATGGCAAAGTTAGAAAATGGAATGGTTTTGGAGGGAGAACATACAATTGATACAGGAAACCTAACAGGATTAGAAAAAATTTATCTAAAAAACTCAGCAAATGCAAACTCAAAAGCTATAAAAGCAATAGAAAATGCGGATTTAATAATTATCGGACCTGGAGATGTTTATACAAGTCTATTACCAAATTTACTTATTCAAGGAATTTCTAAAGTAATTCAAAAAAATAAAAATCCAAAAATGTTTATTTGTAATCTAATGAATAAGCCTGGGCATACAAATAATTTTTCTATTGTAAATTTGACAGAAGAAATAGAAAAATATTTAAAAGATACTTTTGATTTTGTATTATTCAACACAGCAAAACCACTAGAAAACCTAACAAAAATTTACAAAGAAGATGGTCAGGAAACAGTTTCAATAAATTTGGAAAGGCTTAAAAAAAGAAAACTTAGATCTAAAACAAAATTTTTTGGAACTGATTTATTAAGTCCGATTAGTATAAATTTACAAGAAGGAGATAATTTAAAAAGAAGTTTGGTTCGTCACAGCCCAGAAAAATTGGCAAAACTAATCTTTTCAGTTTTATGA
- a CDS encoding C39 family peptidase: MKYSRLPKPITKTVDEIVSTTKSIFPASNKVEVEESPKEEWFKEKKEEPVVEEKSIIKKIVEIVIPPKIDIEATPMKVNHNVPFTSQAPFAQWDDSRYQDGCEEASVLMALRWANDENLSKEQATKEIAEMSAWEMEQWGSFHDSSTADTKRLLTEYYNYPNVELFYDITINDIKKYLADGKVVIIPSDGRLLNNPYFVAPGPEIHMLVIRGYDEKKSEFITNDPGTKRGEEFRYSYSTIMSSLRDYKTGSHETPLAQKITAILVVSKK; this comes from the coding sequence GTGAAATATAGTAGGTTGCCAAAGCCAATTACAAAAACAGTAGATGAGATAGTTTCAACTACAAAAAGTATATTCCCTGCAAGCAATAAGGTAGAAGTAGAAGAATCACCAAAAGAAGAATGGTTTAAAGAAAAAAAGGAAGAACCTGTTGTGGAAGAAAAAAGTATAATTAAAAAAATAGTTGAAATAGTGATTCCACCAAAAATAGACATAGAAGCAACGCCAATGAAGGTGAATCACAATGTACCGTTTACATCGCAAGCTCCATTTGCACAATGGGACGATAGTAGATATCAGGATGGTTGTGAAGAGGCAAGCGTGTTAATGGCTTTGAGGTGGGCAAATGATGAGAATTTGAGTAAAGAACAAGCCACAAAAGAGATAGCAGAAATGTCTGCTTGGGAAATGGAACAGTGGGGTAGTTTTCATGATAGCTCTACGGCAGACACAAAAAGGCTATTAACAGAATATTATAATTATCCAAATGTAGAATTATTTTATGACATTACGATAAATGATATTAAAAAATATTTGGCCGACGGAAAGGTGGTTATTATTCCTTCTGACGGAAGACTTTTGAATAATCCATATTTTGTAGCTCCTGGGCCAGAGATTCATATGCTTGTAATTCGTGGGTATGATGAGAAAAAAAGTGAGTTTATCACCAATGATCCTGGTACAAAGCGTGGTGAAGAGTTTAGATATTCGTATAGCACTATTATGAGCTCATTGAGAGATTACAAAACAGGATCTCACGAGACTCCGCTTGCACAAAAAATAACTGCAATTTTAGTTGTTTCAAAAAAATAA
- a CDS encoding glutaredoxin family protein, which yields MKVLVYSTPTCPYCHKAKDYLKEKGVEFEDINVAEDSEKAEEMQKKSGQLGVPVLDIGGEILVGFDKTQIDEALEKAKK from the coding sequence ATGAAAGTTTTGGTTTACAGTACGCCGACATGTCCTTATTGCCACAAGGCAAAAGATTACTTAAAAGAAAAAGGAGTAGAGTTTGAAGATATAAATGTGGCAGAGGATAGCGAAAAAGCAGAAGAAATGCAAAAGAAATCTGGTCAGCTTGGAGTGCCAGTCTTAGATATTGGCGGAGAGATTTTGGTAGGTTTTGATAAGACTCAAATTGATGAAGCTTTGGAAAAGGCAAAGAAATAG
- a CDS encoding ribonuclease H-like domain-containing protein produces the protein MAREVVFDIETTGDIRNFAELEMTVISICEIETGKYSSYTKEELTNLWPILEKAERLIGYNSESFDIPILNKYYAGDLKGFPHLDLLKVIKESCGKRYRLNDIAKATLQIEKSADGLQAMKWWDEGKIDEIKKYCEQDVKVTKEIYEYGVKNKMLYYPTITGDILPIAVNFEMPVSQTSVGGVGNSINLTLPL, from the coding sequence ATGGCAAGAGAAGTAGTATTCGACATAGAAACCACAGGAGACATTAGGAATTTTGCAGAATTAGAGATGACCGTTATTTCTATTTGTGAAATCGAAACAGGAAAATATTCATCTTATACAAAAGAGGAGCTGACAAATTTGTGGCCAATTTTGGAAAAAGCTGAGAGGTTGATTGGTTATAACAGTGAATCTTTTGATATTCCAATTTTGAATAAATATTATGCTGGAGATTTGAAAGGTTTTCCACATTTGGATTTGTTGAAAGTTATAAAAGAATCTTGTGGAAAAAGGTATAGGCTTAATGATATTGCAAAAGCCACATTGCAGATAGAAAAGAGCGCAGACGGATTGCAAGCTATGAAATGGTGGGATGAAGGAAAAATAGATGAGATAAAAAAATATTGTGAACAGGATGTAAAAGTGACAAAGGAAATTTATGAGTATGGTGTAAAAAATAAAATGCTTTATTACCCAACTATTACAGGTGACATATTACCAATCGCAGTAAATTTTGAAATGCCAGTTAGTCAAACTTCTGTAGGTGGAGTGGGTAATTCTATAAATTTGACTCTTCCATTGTAA
- a CDS encoding DUF2914 domain-containing protein, which produces MLPAFLLGGVIMDAITFRTIQLNVVFIILGVYIVLAGFAIAFMNYYDSSGLEYRTIYWSYLRLYVPLLIQFTFGALLSASLIFYWFSGAFSASWPFVLVIAGLMVSNDIFRKYYLKPIVQIGVYFFILFSISVLFLSFLLNTVSAWPFVLGGFVSLGLISLYIYLLSRIVPSIKRKKAYFVLVIAVIFSGMYFLYFANIIPPIPLALREAGVYHSIERKAGKYILISEVENFFDKIIPGQTVHIKEGEKVYVYSAIFAPSDLEAKIYHSWQYHNGNEWIDRDRVGFSIVGGRDNGFRGYSFKTNPNAGSWRVLVETERGQVVGRVKFEVEKVEEKVDLIKVIK; this is translated from the coding sequence ATGTTGCCGGCTTTTTTGCTTGGTGGTGTTATTATGGATGCTATTACTTTTAGGACTATTCAGCTAAATGTAGTTTTTATAATACTTGGTGTTTATATTGTCTTGGCAGGGTTTGCGATAGCTTTTATGAATTATTACGATAGTAGTGGTTTGGAATATAGAACTATTTATTGGAGTTATCTACGGCTTTATGTGCCACTCCTTATCCAATTTACTTTTGGTGCACTGCTTAGTGCTTCACTTATATTTTATTGGTTTAGTGGGGCTTTTTCTGCGAGCTGGCCATTTGTCTTGGTTATCGCTGGGCTTATGGTGTCCAACGATATTTTTAGAAAATATTATTTGAAGCCTATTGTACAAATTGGCGTTTACTTTTTTATACTTTTTTCAATTTCGGTTTTATTTTTATCTTTTTTATTAAATACTGTAAGCGCTTGGCCTTTTGTACTTGGTGGTTTTGTAAGTTTAGGTTTAATTTCCTTATATATTTATTTGCTTTCCAGGATTGTGCCAAGTATAAAAAGAAAGAAAGCTTATTTTGTACTTGTGATTGCAGTTATTTTTTCTGGAATGTATTTTTTGTACTTTGCAAACATAATTCCACCAATTCCACTTGCATTACGTGAAGCAGGGGTTTATCATAGTATAGAGAGAAAAGCAGGAAAATATATACTTATATCTGAAGTAGAAAACTTTTTTGATAAAATAATTCCTGGGCAAACGGTACATATAAAAGAAGGTGAAAAAGTTTATGTGTATTCTGCAATTTTTGCTCCGTCCGATCTTGAGGCAAAGATTTATCACAGTTGGCAATATCATAATGGGAATGAGTGGATTGATAGAGATAGGGTTGGTTTTTCTATTGTTGGTGGGCGAGACAATGGTTTTCGTGGTTATTCATTTAAGACTAATCCTAATGCTGGAAGCTGGCGAGTTTTGGTAGAAACAGAGCGCGGACAAGTTGTAGGGCGAGTTAAGTTTGAGGTTGAAAAAGTGGAAGAAAAAGTAGATTTAATAAAGGTTATAAAATAA
- a CDS encoding FAD-dependent oxidoreductase, translating into MQTFESKIINTKEIAKNTISIETEKPTDFSFNAGQFLQFIVPTAEKEVLRSYSIASSPNDGTLLFCVKLIKDGIASEYLRNLKSGDIIKMKGAIGRFSEEESGNSLFFVATGTGLAPTMSIIKDQLKNKGNKNKIHLLLGFRSENNIIWQEEIENLEKGYSNFTYMLTLSQPSENWSGMQGRVTLYFNHPSSSYKYFMCGNQAMVSEIRQTLIKNNIENSQIHFEIF; encoded by the coding sequence ATGCAAACTTTTGAGAGTAAAATTATAAATACAAAAGAAATCGCCAAAAATACGATTTCTATAGAAACAGAAAAGCCAACAGACTTTAGTTTTAATGCTGGACAATTTTTACAATTTATAGTTCCAACCGCAGAAAAAGAAGTTTTACGCTCTTATTCTATAGCTTCTAGTCCAAATGATGGAACTTTACTTTTTTGTGTAAAATTGATAAAAGACGGAATTGCTTCTGAATATCTAAGGAATTTAAAAAGTGGAGATATTATAAAAATGAAAGGGGCTATAGGAAGATTTTCTGAGGAAGAAAGTGGTAATTCACTATTTTTTGTAGCAACCGGAACTGGACTTGCACCAACAATGTCCATTATTAAAGATCAACTGAAAAATAAGGGGAATAAAAATAAAATCCACTTACTTTTGGGATTTCGCTCTGAAAACAATATTATTTGGCAAGAAGAAATAGAAAATCTAGAAAAAGGATATTCAAACTTTACATATATGCTGACACTTTCTCAGCCAAGTGAAAATTGGAGTGGTATGCAAGGACGCGTCACACTTTACTTCAATCACCCATCATCAAGCTACAAATACTTTATGTGCGGAAATCAGGCTATGGTCTCCGAAATCCGCCAAACTCTAATTAAAAATAATATAGAAAACTCTCAAATCCACTTTGAAATTTTTTAG
- a CDS encoding Rrf2 family transcriptional regulator: protein MIKLSKELDYTIQFLIALSRQEENAPLSVRKFSKNTTISFLFLQRIAGKLREAEIVKSTKGVNGGYVLLKQLNELTLKDISEIIDGEQSIVECFKYNRNCKMVAECQTISVFQKINIDILNYLSSVTIDKYVA from the coding sequence ATGATAAAACTTAGCAAGGAATTAGACTATACAATTCAATTTCTAATAGCGCTGTCTCGCCAAGAAGAAAATGCGCCTCTTAGTGTTCGCAAGTTCTCTAAAAACACTACCATATCTTTCCTTTTTTTACAACGAATTGCTGGCAAATTGCGTGAAGCCGAAATTGTAAAATCTACAAAAGGTGTGAATGGAGGATATGTTTTGTTAAAACAGTTGAACGAATTGACTTTGAAAGACATATCAGAAATCATAGACGGCGAACAAAGTATTGTAGAATGTTTTAAGTATAACAGAAATTGCAAAATGGTGGCAGAGTGCCAAACAATTAGCGTGTTTCAAAAAATAAATATAGATATTTTAAATTATTTATCTAGTGTAACTATAGACAAATATGTTGCCTAA
- a CDS encoding cysteine desulfurase yields MLPKKPKNKQNVYLDNAATTRIDRNIAKIMNSFIEDNFANPSSIYTAGVKAKETLNGARELIAENLKTNKNNIIFTGSGTESNNLAIFGVVRKNFKKGEIITTETEHHSVLEPIKKLEEIGFKIKYLPVDENGLVNVKDLKKALNKNTALVSVMYANNEIGTVQPIAEIGKAILRFRKQNKDSKVIFHTDACQAVGALELAVERLHVDLMTMNGSKIYGPKGVGILYKKKGLELEPLIYGGKQEMGLRAGTENTAGIVGIALALDSANKNKEKNNKKIEKVRDYFWKEIKLKSENIKLNGVEFGEKRLVNNLNVSFEGLSGESLMFYLDQYGVSCSTGSACTSETEELSHVLRVCGYSKERNLASVRFSLGKNTTKKEIDYVMKFLPGIVENLREVEKIQK; encoded by the coding sequence ATGTTGCCTAAAAAACCAAAAAATAAGCAGAATGTCTATTTGGACAATGCTGCGACAACTAGAATAGATAGAAATATTGCAAAAATAATGAATTCTTTTATAGAGGATAATTTTGCAAACCCTTCTTCTATTTATACCGCTGGCGTAAAAGCAAAAGAAACTTTAAATGGTGCGCGTGAACTTATTGCAGAAAATCTAAAGACAAACAAAAATAATATAATTTTTACAGGAAGTGGAACAGAGTCAAATAATTTGGCGATTTTTGGAGTTGTTCGCAAGAATTTTAAAAAAGGTGAAATTATTACAACAGAAACAGAACATCACTCAGTTTTGGAACCAATCAAAAAGTTGGAGGAAATTGGATTTAAAATAAAATATTTGCCGGTAGATGAAAATGGTTTGGTAAATGTAAAAGATTTGAAAAAAGCATTGAACAAAAATACAGCTTTGGTTTCTGTAATGTATGCAAATAATGAGATTGGAACTGTTCAACCAATTGCAGAAATTGGCAAAGCGATTTTGAGATTTAGAAAACAGAATAAAGATTCAAAAGTTATATTTCACACCGATGCTTGTCAAGCTGTAGGAGCTTTAGAATTGGCGGTAGAGCGACTGCATGTGGATTTGATGACTATGAATGGGAGTAAGATTTACGGGCCAAAAGGAGTCGGAATTTTGTATAAGAAAAAAGGTTTAGAGTTGGAACCTTTAATTTATGGTGGAAAGCAGGAAATGGGTTTGAGAGCGGGAACAGAAAATACAGCAGGAATAGTTGGAATTGCACTTGCACTAGATTCTGCAAATAAAAATAAAGAAAAAAATAATAAGAAAATTGAAAAAGTAAGAGATTATTTTTGGAAAGAAATAAAATTGAAAAGTGAAAATATAAAATTAAATGGTGTAGAATTTGGAGAAAAAAGATTAGTAAATAATTTGAATGTTTCTTTTGAAGGATTAAGTGGAGAAAGTCTGATGTTTTATTTGGATCAGTACGGAGTTAGTTGCTCAACAGGTTCAGCTTGTACTTCAGAAACAGAAGAATTGTCTCATGTTTTGAGAGTGTGTGGATACTCAAAAGAAAGAAATTTGGCAAGTGTTAGGTTTAGTCTTGGGAAAAATACGACAAAAAAAGAAATAGATTATGTGATGAAGTTTTTGCCAGGAATTGTGGAAAATTTAAGAGAAGTAGAGAAAATACAGAAATAA
- the sufB gene encoding Fe-S cluster assembly protein SufB has translation MNVAEQKILDGLKKNRELYDKADGDFSLFKTKPGITRGVVLEISKQKDEPEWMLEKRLKAYDLFVKKEMPKWGPNLSDLNLDEIVYYTKPDAEESVNWEDVPEEIKKTFDRLGIPEAEKKSLAGAGAQYDSGIIYHNIQESLKKQGVVFENMDTAVKKYPELVKKHFMNQCVPINDHKFAMLHAAVWSGGTFIYIPKNVKVTLPLQAYFRMNAMAGGQFEHTLIIADEGSEVQYIEGCSAPRYAVNSLHAGCVEIFVGKGARVRYYSIENWSKNTYNLNTKRALVDEDGVIEWINGNLGSGVTMLYPCSVLRGKNSCSDSLGIAFAGNGQNQDAGTKVIHAAENTKSNIKAKSISVDGGISTYRGMVFVNKKAKNSSVSVECDALLMGKKSISNTIPTMKIQNKDVDITHEARAGKIGEEEIFYLMSKGFSEEEAVKLVVSGFMEPIVKALPLEYALELNRLIELEMENSVG, from the coding sequence ATGAATGTAGCAGAGCAGAAAATTCTAGATGGATTGAAAAAGAACCGTGAGCTTTATGATAAAGCTGATGGTGATTTTTCTCTTTTCAAAACAAAACCGGGAATTACACGCGGGGTGGTTTTGGAAATTTCAAAACAAAAAGATGAGCCAGAATGGATGCTAGAAAAAAGGCTGAAAGCGTATGATTTGTTTGTGAAAAAAGAAATGCCAAAATGGGGGCCAAACTTGAGTGATTTAAATTTGGATGAAATAGTTTATTATACAAAACCAGATGCAGAGGAATCTGTAAATTGGGAGGATGTGCCAGAAGAAATAAAAAAAACCTTTGATAGATTGGGAATTCCAGAAGCCGAGAAAAAATCTTTGGCCGGAGCTGGTGCACAATATGATTCTGGAATTATTTATCATAATATTCAGGAGAGTTTAAAAAAGCAGGGAGTGGTTTTTGAAAACATGGATACGGCTGTAAAAAAATATCCAGAGTTGGTGAAAAAGCATTTTATGAATCAGTGTGTTCCTATAAACGATCACAAATTTGCAATGCTTCACGCGGCTGTTTGGTCTGGTGGAACTTTTATTTATATTCCAAAAAATGTAAAAGTGACATTGCCACTTCAGGCGTATTTTCGTATGAACGCAATGGCAGGCGGACAGTTTGAACACACTTTGATAATTGCAGACGAGGGAAGCGAGGTTCAATATATAGAAGGGTGTTCGGCTCCACGCTACGCTGTAAATTCTTTGCATGCTGGTTGTGTGGAAATTTTTGTTGGAAAAGGTGCACGCGTTCGTTATTATTCTATAGAAAACTGGTCAAAAAATACTTATAATTTAAATACAAAAAGAGCGTTGGTAGATGAAGATGGGGTGATAGAATGGATAAATGGAAATTTGGGTTCTGGTGTGACGATGCTTTATCCTTGTTCTGTTTTGCGTGGCAAAAATTCGTGCTCAGATAGTTTGGGAATTGCGTTTGCTGGAAATGGTCAAAATCAAGATGCTGGCACAAAAGTAATTCACGCAGCAGAAAATACAAAGTCAAACATAAAAGCAAAATCAATTTCTGTGGATGGTGGAATTTCTACTTATCGTGGAATGGTTTTTGTAAATAAAAAAGCAAAAAATTCTTCTGTTTCTGTAGAATGCGATGCACTTTTGATGGGGAAAAAATCTATTTCAAATACAATTCCAACAATGAAAATTCAAAATAAAGATGTAGATATAACACACGAAGCGCGTGCAGGAAAAATTGGCGAAGAAGAAATTTTTTATTTAATGAGTAAGGGTTTTTCTGAAGAGGAAGCTGTAAAATTGGTTGTGTCTGGTTTTATGGAACCAATTGTAAAAGCATTGCCACTTGAATATGCTTTGGAATTAAATAGATTGATTGAGTTGGAAATGGAAAATTCTGTGGGTTAG
- a CDS encoding SufD family Fe-S cluster assembly protein, giving the protein MNKTLNIKSNKEIKIDVSEIRNLNIVVEKNVKAQCILNFGGNFDLNNKVVIKAGAELKIYNIFNGDSGRESLSLELIGEGAVGEVYSVGNLKKKDKFELNHNALHTADKTSSNIYSAFVVDDNSQLSLKEEVCVKHNADNCIGSQKAEILMLSENAKVQVAPNLKIENENVKCSHGVSITKFNEEKKFYLNTKGLNEKQVEEILVSGHLSKAIKNLSEEMQNTILKNI; this is encoded by the coding sequence ATGAACAAAACTTTAAATATAAAATCCAATAAAGAAATAAAAATAGATGTTTCTGAAATAAGGAATTTGAATATTGTGGTAGAAAAAAATGTAAAAGCACAGTGTATTTTGAATTTTGGTGGAAATTTTGACTTGAACAATAAAGTTGTTATTAAGGCTGGTGCAGAGCTGAAAATTTACAATATTTTTAATGGTGATAGCGGTAGAGAATCGCTAAGTTTAGAGCTAATTGGTGAAGGAGCTGTTGGAGAGGTGTATAGTGTTGGAAATTTGAAAAAAAAAGATAAATTTGAGCTAAATCACAATGCATTGCACACGGCTGATAAAACTAGTTCAAATATTTATTCTGCATTTGTGGTGGATGATAATTCACAGTTGAGTTTGAAAGAAGAAGTTTGTGTAAAGCATAATGCAGACAACTGCATAGGATCTCAAAAGGCAGAAATTTTGATGTTGAGTGAAAATGCAAAAGTCCAAGTCGCTCCAAATTTGAAAATTGAAAACGAAAATGTAAAGTGTTCGCATGGTGTGAGTATTACAAAATTCAATGAAGAAAAAAAGTTTTATTTAAATACAAAAGGTTTGAATGAAAAACAAGTTGAAGAAATTTTGGTTTCTGGACATTTGTCAAAAGCTATAAAAAATTTGAGTGAAGAAATGCAAAATACCATATTAAAAAATATATGA
- a CDS encoding SufS family cysteine desulfurase, with product MKLGKNIKKDFKIFDSSGLVYLDNASTAQIPNVVVEEISKFYNEKSNVHRGAYKLSENASQKYEDARKVIAEFLSAESQEIVLINGTTSGLNMLAQILCKDLKVGDNIVLTRLEHHANLIPWQQISKDKGFEIRFIELNEKLELDLESAKKLINKKTKVVSFAHISNALGVIAPAKKLIEIAKKVGAITVLDGAQSTVSIEINVKDLDCDFFVFSGHKLYGPTGIGVIFGKKELLEKLEPVNFGGDMISKVSYENAVWNEVPFKFEAGTPPIAQVIGLAKSIKYLQNIGMKAILEHEQNVCSYAIKRLKEIEGLKILGEYAERISIISFVIEGVHPHDIASILDSQNIAVRAGHHCTMPLMKHLGINGTTRISFGIYNNEEDVDKLVEGLKKVKELF from the coding sequence ATGAAATTAGGAAAAAACATAAAAAAAGATTTTAAAATTTTTGATTCTAGTGGTTTGGTCTATCTTGATAATGCGTCGACTGCGCAAATCCCAAATGTAGTGGTTGAAGAAATTTCAAAATTTTATAATGAAAAATCAAATGTTCATCGTGGTGCTTACAAACTAAGTGAAAATGCAAGCCAAAAATATGAAGATGCAAGAAAGGTTATTGCAGAGTTTTTGTCTGCAGAAAGCCAAGAAATCGTATTAATAAATGGAACCACATCAGGATTAAACATGCTTGCACAAATCCTTTGTAAAGACCTGAAAGTCGGTGATAACATTGTACTAACTAGATTGGAGCATCACGCAAATTTGATTCCTTGGCAGCAGATTTCAAAAGATAAAGGGTTTGAAATTAGGTTTATAGAGTTAAATGAAAAGCTAGAATTGGATTTGGAAAGTGCAAAAAAATTAATAAATAAAAAAACAAAGGTAGTTTCTTTTGCACATATTTCAAACGCACTTGGAGTAATAGCGCCAGCAAAAAAACTAATTGAAATTGCAAAAAAAGTTGGTGCAATAACAGTTTTAGATGGCGCGCAATCTACAGTTTCAATAGAAATAAATGTAAAAGATTTGGATTGTGACTTCTTTGTTTTTTCTGGTCACAAACTTTATGGACCAACTGGGATTGGTGTAATTTTTGGAAAAAAGGAGTTGCTGGAAAAATTGGAACCAGTAAATTTTGGTGGTGATATGATTTCAAAAGTTAGCTACGAGAATGCAGTTTGGAATGAAGTACCGTTTAAATTTGAAGCCGGCACTCCGCCAATTGCGCAAGTTATCGGGCTTGCAAAATCTATAAAATATCTACAAAATATTGGAATGAAGGCTATTTTGGAGCATGAACAAAATGTGTGTTCATATGCCATAAAAAGACTAAAAGAAATAGAAGGTTTAAAGATTTTGGGCGAGTACGCTGAGCGAATTTCTATAATTTCTTTTGTCATTGAGGGAGTACATCCGCACGACATCGCTAGTATATTGGATAGTCAAAATATTGCAGTTCGTGCTGGACATCATTGCACAATGCCGTTAATGAAACATTTGGGAATAAACGGTACAACTAGAATTTCATTTGGGATTTATAATAATGAGGAAGATGTAGATAAATTGGTAGAAGGTTTAAAAAAAGTAAAGGAATTATTTTAA
- a CDS encoding SUF system NifU family Fe-S cluster assembly protein, producing MSLMQMYKENILYLYKNPLNKKDLADFDICEEGLNPMCGDEVKIKIKFENDKVFDVGFLGDGCAISQAATSLITDFIKGKTKEEISKITDEDVLEMLNIEISHMRMKCAMLGKNTIQKIIK from the coding sequence ATGAGCTTAATGCAAATGTACAAAGAAAATATCTTGTATCTTTATAAGAACCCGCTGAATAAAAAAGATTTGGCTGATTTTGATATTTGTGAAGAAGGATTAAATCCAATGTGTGGAGATGAGGTAAAAATAAAAATCAAATTTGAAAATGACAAAGTTTTTGATGTTGGATTTCTTGGAGATGGTTGTGCAATTTCGCAAGCCGCAACATCTTTAATTACAGATTTTATAAAAGGAAAAACAAAAGAAGAGATTTCAAAAATAACAGATGAAGATGTTTTGGAAATGTTAAACATAGAAATTAGTCATATGAGAATGAAGTGTGCAATGCTTGGAAAAAATACAATTCAAAAAATAATAAAATAG